The Leadbettera azotonutricia ZAS-9 genome has a window encoding:
- a CDS encoding GldG family protein — MKEIKGFKYLRDSFRTKQVKYGGYAALITLAVIAGLILVNLIIAQFTPQIDLTYSKLFSLSEQSIQVLDKVNSPVNIYGLWRPGEDNSEVTEVVDLYIGRNKNIHFQVMDPDKNPGFLVKYDKDKQGIARGSVIVEGAKGFRVIPPQDMYDVSTNNQTGRQSITGVAVERRFTSALLFAGTGETPVLYEITGHEERALSQLGMKETVERENFSLKSINLVQSSIPPDASGLILNAPRADISRGEADKILAFLENGGRLLILADYRIRELPILNETLSSYGLRLDYGVVQENDTAHTAGAPYVMIPEMAEHDITKPLSQRSSLIVLPFPMGISELPAKRRSVGLSPLLSSSQNSWLRTDLEETANIRVGSDIKGPITIAMTVMDPQYIQGNEKQARIVVIAAASLLEPISSYQQIPGNLDFFMNSLTWLEDRPEALAVRSKSLYLLPLRLNGLQMIIFSVVFVLLIPLAFFITGLVTWLKRRHL, encoded by the coding sequence ATGAAAGAAATTAAAGGTTTTAAATACCTGCGGGATTCTTTCCGCACCAAACAGGTTAAGTACGGGGGTTATGCGGCCCTCATCACATTGGCAGTAATAGCCGGGCTCATTCTGGTTAACCTCATCATAGCCCAGTTTACCCCCCAGATTGATCTTACCTACAGCAAGCTTTTCTCCCTTTCAGAGCAGTCTATCCAGGTTTTGGACAAGGTAAATTCCCCGGTGAACATTTATGGCCTCTGGCGGCCCGGCGAGGACAATTCCGAAGTTACCGAGGTGGTGGATCTCTACATTGGGCGAAATAAAAACATTCACTTCCAGGTGATGGACCCCGACAAGAACCCCGGCTTCCTGGTGAAGTACGACAAGGACAAGCAGGGTATTGCCCGGGGCAGTGTCATTGTGGAAGGCGCCAAGGGCTTCAGGGTCATCCCGCCCCAGGATATGTACGATGTCAGCACCAATAACCAGACCGGCCGCCAATCCATTACCGGCGTAGCCGTGGAAAGGCGCTTTACCTCGGCCCTTCTTTTTGCCGGGACCGGCGAAACTCCTGTGCTTTATGAAATCACCGGCCATGAGGAAAGGGCCCTTTCCCAGCTTGGCATGAAGGAAACTGTGGAGCGGGAAAATTTCTCCCTCAAGTCCATTAACCTCGTCCAGTCCAGCATACCGCCTGACGCTTCAGGGCTCATCCTCAATGCACCCAGGGCAGATATTTCCCGGGGCGAAGCCGACAAGATTCTTGCCTTCCTTGAAAACGGCGGAAGGCTTTTAATACTGGCAGATTACAGGATAAGGGAGCTTCCCATCCTGAACGAAACCCTCTCAAGCTATGGGCTTCGCCTTGACTATGGGGTGGTGCAGGAAAATGATACCGCCCATACAGCAGGCGCGCCATATGTCATGATCCCCGAAATGGCCGAGCATGATATTACCAAGCCCCTGTCGCAAAGATCTTCGCTTATAGTGCTGCCCTTCCCCATGGGCATTTCCGAGCTTCCTGCCAAAAGGCGTTCTGTGGGCTTAAGCCCCCTCCTCTCGTCTTCCCAGAATTCCTGGCTCAGGACTGATCTTGAAGAGACCGCAAATATCAGGGTGGGTTCGGACATAAAGGGGCCCATAACCATCGCCATGACTGTTATGGATCCCCAGTACATACAGGGGAATGAAAAGCAGGCCCGCATTGTAGTTATTGCTGCGGCCTCCCTCCTGGAACCTATCAGCTCCTATCAGCAGATCCCCGGCAATCTGGATTTCTTTATGAACAGTCTTACATGGCTTGAAGACAGGCCCGAGGCGCTCGCAGTACGATCCAAGAGCCTCTACCTCCTGCCCCTGCGCCTCAATGGCCTTCAGATGATAATTTTTAGCGTAGTGTTTGTGCTACTTATCCCTCTGGCTTTCTTCATAACCGGGCTTGTCACCTGGCTGAAGCGTCGCCACCTTTAG
- a CDS encoding ABC transporter permease: protein MISIFKREVKAYFVTPIGFIYMGLFLLITGLFFAFGNIFSQSSQFSSFLGNLLFIYLFAIPLLTMRLFSEEKRQKTDQLLLTSPVSIPEIVLGKFLAALVLYAMTMAVTLLYAVVIAIFGDLQTAEVIGSYIGFLFLGAGYISIGVLISASTENQLTAALVTFFALLVILLIDSIAQMVPADLKAGLISAGVLAALAASFIFLNTRNWFITLASVIVFGLAIGGFWFFKRAVYTGFLQKFLGWFSLNRRYQNFTMGLLKIDSLIYYITFCGLFLFLTVRLIEKRRWN from the coding sequence ATGATCTCCATTTTTAAACGCGAAGTAAAAGCTTATTTTGTAACCCCCATAGGCTTTATTTATATGGGCCTTTTTCTGCTGATAACCGGCCTCTTTTTTGCCTTTGGCAATATCTTTTCCCAGAGTTCCCAGTTTTCAAGCTTCCTGGGGAATCTGCTTTTTATCTACCTTTTTGCGATCCCTCTTTTAACCATGAGGCTTTTTTCCGAAGAAAAACGTCAGAAGACGGATCAGCTGCTCCTCACGAGCCCTGTCTCCATTCCTGAAATCGTGTTAGGGAAATTCCTCGCAGCCCTGGTCCTCTATGCCATGACCATGGCAGTAACTCTGCTCTACGCGGTGGTGATCGCAATCTTTGGCGATCTGCAGACTGCCGAGGTTATTGGAAGCTATATCGGCTTTCTTTTCCTGGGGGCAGGGTATATTTCCATAGGCGTGCTCATTTCCGCTTCTACGGAGAATCAGCTTACCGCGGCGCTGGTAACATTCTTCGCATTGTTAGTAATACTGCTAATCGACTCTATCGCGCAGATGGTTCCTGCGGATCTCAAGGCAGGTCTTATTTCTGCGGGAGTACTGGCTGCCCTCGCGGCGTCTTTCATCTTTTTGAATACCCGGAACTGGTTTATTACCCTGGCATCGGTCATAGTATTCGGCCTGGCCATAGGGGGCTTCTGGTTCTTTAAGCGCGCTGTGTATACCGGGTTCCTCCAGAAATTTTTGGGGTGGTTCTCCCTTAACAGGCGCTATCAGAATTTTACCATGGGGCTTTTGAAAATCGATTCCCTCATTTATTACATTACCTTCTGCGGACTTTTCCTTTTCCTGACAGTAAGGCTCATTGAAAAGCGCCGGTGGAACTAG